The genomic interval GAACAGCCCAAGGGCGCGGCGCTCGTCGGGGCGCTGTGCGCGGCGGTCGGCGGCCTGTCCCCCTTGCTCGTGTACGGGCGGAAGCACTGGGACCCGTTGTGGGCCGGGGAGAGCCCGGTCACGGTCGCGGTCCCGCCGCCGGACCCGGCGGACGCGGTACGGCGGTGGCGCTCCGCGCTCACCGGGGCCGGTGCCGCCGCCGGGCTCGCCGCCGGGACGGAGGAGGCCGACGCCCTGCTCGCGGACGCGACCCGGGCGTACCGGCTGGACTCCGGCCAGATCCGCCGGGCGGCCGACGTGGCCGTCCGGCTGGCCGCGCAGGAGGGCCGCCCGGTGGAGCCCGCCGATCTGCGGACCGCCGTCCGGGCGCAGAACGGCGCGGGGCTCGCCCGCCTCGCCCGGCGCATCGAGCCGACCGTCGGCTGGGACGACCTCGTGCTGCCCCCGGCGACCCGCCGCCAGCTCTCCGACCTGGCCCTGCGCGCCCGCCACCGCGACCAGGTGCTCGGGCGGTGGCGGATGCGGCCGGGCGGCGGCCGGGGGCGGGGCATCGTCGCGCTGTTCGCCGGGGAGTCCGGGACCGGCAAGACCATGTCGGCGGAGGTCGTCGCGGCGGACCTGGGCATGGAGCTGTACGTGGTCGACCTGTCGTCCGTGGTCGACAAGTACGTCGGGGAGACCGAGAAGAACCTGGAACGGATCTTCGTGGAGGCGTCCGAGGTCAACGCGGTGCTGCTGTTCGACGAGGCGGACGCCGTCTTCGGGAAGCGCTCGCAGGTCAAGGACGCCCAGGACCGGCACGCGAACGTCGAGTCGGCGTACCTGCTCCAGCGCGTCGAGTCCTTCGACGGCATCGCCGTACTCACGACCAACCTGCGGGCCAACCTGGACGAGGCGTTCACCCGCCGCCTGGACGTGGTCGCCGACTTCCCCGTACCGGACGCGCAGCAGCGCCTCGCCCTGTGGGAACGCTGCCTGGGTACGGAGATCCCCCGCGCCCCGGACCTGGACCTGGCGACGTGCGCGGACAGGTTCGAGCTGACCGGCGGCTCGATCCGGGCCTGTGCGGTGACTGCCGCGTACCAGGCGGCGGAGTCCGGCCGTCCGCTGGACACGGAGCAGCTGGTCGCGGCGGTCCTCGCGGAGTACCGGAAGCTCGGACGGCTGG from Streptomyces drozdowiczii carries:
- a CDS encoding ATP-binding protein; translation: MTTAQRLSAPDTALAELWERLGHVERRVRVAVALRHEGDPAPDDPLRGQYLTPAGAERVLDSRDAFLPVPDLGPGAPPERGRIAELAGRFGLTGPDVDLLLVAMAPDVDARFERLYGYLNDDLTRRRATIGLALELCGLPGAGPGRFRFAPSAPLVAGGLVEVLEPERPLLSRVLRVPDRVTAHLLGDDEVDARLHGLVRVAEPGDEPDGGPVTRRVAAAAGTGSGFTHLLDRGGDPARLAVAALTASGLRPLIVDPAALAAAPEPARAARLLAAEARLSGGGLVLGPLEALAPEQPKGAALVGALCAAVGGLSPLLVYGRKHWDPLWAGESPVTVAVPPPDPADAVRRWRSALTGAGAAAGLAAGTEEADALLADATRAYRLDSGQIRRAADVAVRLAAQEGRPVEPADLRTAVRAQNGAGLARLARRIEPTVGWDDLVLPPATRRQLSDLALRARHRDQVLGRWRMRPGGGRGRGIVALFAGESGTGKTMSAEVVAADLGMELYVVDLSSVVDKYVGETEKNLERIFVEASEVNAVLLFDEADAVFGKRSQVKDAQDRHANVESAYLLQRVESFDGIAVLTTNLRANLDEAFTRRLDVVADFPVPDAQQRLALWERCLGTEIPRAPDLDLATCADRFELTGGSIRACAVTAAYQAAESGRPLDTEQLVAAVLAEYRKLGRLVLESEFGPWLERGRRR